One window of the Corynebacterium glutamicum ATCC 13032 genome contains the following:
- a CDS encoding NAD(P)H-quinone oxidoreductase, giving the protein MQAIVQTEEKVTASLELQEVPVPTLKPGEVLVEVKAAGVNRADLLQTQGNYPVPAGASEILGLECAGVIVDAGDTGQTVGQEVACLLTGGGYAQYVAVPEGQLMPIPEGYSFVEAASIVEVACTVWSNIGMLAGLQKEDTFLIHGGAGGIGTFAIQMGKALGVTVAVTAGSTEKLKTCKNLGADILINYKEEDFAEVLKNKADVILDIIGAKYLSQNVKAMAKDAHMVVIGMQGGVKGELNLGHLLAKRGTISATALRGRDEADKARIVSSTVENIWPLLQSKEITPHIDHTLPLAEAAAALQKIQDGTITGKLVLAV; this is encoded by the coding sequence ATGCAAGCCATCGTCCAAACTGAGGAGAAGGTCACTGCTTCTCTGGAATTACAGGAAGTCCCCGTCCCGACCCTGAAGCCAGGTGAGGTGCTGGTGGAGGTGAAGGCTGCGGGCGTTAACCGTGCGGATCTTTTGCAGACGCAGGGAAATTATCCTGTGCCGGCGGGGGCTTCGGAGATTCTCGGGCTGGAATGTGCGGGTGTGATCGTGGATGCCGGCGACACTGGGCAAACAGTGGGTCAGGAAGTCGCTTGCCTTCTCACTGGCGGTGGATATGCGCAATATGTGGCGGTTCCGGAAGGTCAGTTGATGCCAATTCCAGAGGGTTACAGCTTTGTGGAAGCGGCCTCGATCGTGGAGGTTGCGTGCACGGTGTGGTCGAATATCGGCATGCTGGCGGGCTTGCAGAAGGAGGATACTTTCCTTATTCATGGTGGCGCGGGCGGTATCGGAACGTTTGCCATTCAGATGGGCAAGGCTCTGGGTGTGACGGTTGCGGTGACTGCCGGTTCAACTGAAAAGTTAAAAACCTGTAAGAACTTAGGGGCCGATATCCTCATCAATTACAAGGAGGAAGATTTCGCCGAGGTTTTGAAGAACAAGGCGGATGTCATTCTCGATATTATTGGTGCGAAGTATTTGTCACAGAATGTGAAGGCGATGGCCAAGGACGCGCACATGGTAGTCATCGGGATGCAGGGTGGCGTGAAAGGGGAGCTGAATTTGGGTCATCTTTTGGCCAAGCGAGGCACGATTTCTGCCACTGCGCTGCGTGGTCGCGATGAGGCGGATAAGGCTCGGATTGTCAGCAGCACTGTCGAAAATATTTGGCCGCTGCTGCAATCGAAGGAAATTACCCCTCACATCGACCACACCTTGCCGCTAGCCGAAGCAGCCGCCGCCTTGCAGAAAATTCAAGACGGCACCATCACCGGCAAGCTCGTGCTTGCGGTTTAG
- a CDS encoding 2Fe-2S iron-sulfur cluster-binding protein: protein MALHTHKIDGETYAFSWSPTQTLLDALLQADLPARYSCMEGHCGTCQCTLTGGPSHMLNNEVLSNYEIVSENQVLACQTIRDADGPYHCSFDD, encoded by the coding sequence ATGGCCCTGCACACGCACAAGATAGACGGCGAGACCTACGCTTTTTCGTGGTCACCCACGCAAACGCTTCTCGACGCCCTCCTCCAGGCCGACCTACCCGCCCGCTATTCCTGCATGGAAGGCCACTGCGGAACTTGCCAATGTACGCTGACGGGAGGGCCCTCGCACATGCTCAACAATGAAGTACTGAGCAACTACGAGATCGTCTCCGAAAACCAAGTGTTGGCCTGCCAGACAATCCGAGACGCTGACGGGCCATACCACTGTTCCTTCGATGACTAG
- a CDS encoding alanine/glycine:cation symporter family protein: MELLETFITDVINDNLWMILPFLLVAAGLYFGGRTLLVQIRMIPEMFKAVVEKPAKDGEFADKQDISAFKAFTISAASRVGTANVAGVALAITLGGPGAVFWMWIIALVGGATSFIESTLGQLWKVKDGDSYRGGPAYYMTLGLNARWLAVVFGVAITLTFGFVYNALQSNAVVEAITVSLGTPSTTAKAFVGLGMAGLSALVIFGGVQRIANVTQWMVPFMAGAYIIVGVVVIVINIQQVPTMINDIIAGAFGFRPVATASVWGAFWLAFMNGMRRGLFSNEAGEGSVPNAAATATVSHPVKQGLVQTLGVYFDTLLVCSITAFVILLSGVEYATGDIQSSSLTQSALASVVGGWGTHFITVVMFFLAFSSVLGNYYLAQANIQYFTDSKTVMTVFRLLVLLSVFSGAVASVPLIWALGDTFAGIMVLINLAAIIPLGGVAVKLLKNYTIQKKAGLDPVFHRDMMPEVRNIACWNGKDAATSNYHEAMEVIKKS, translated from the coding sequence ATGGAATTATTGGAGACCTTCATCACTGATGTCATTAATGACAATTTGTGGATGATCTTGCCCTTCTTGCTCGTTGCTGCTGGCCTCTATTTCGGTGGGCGTACGTTGCTGGTTCAGATTCGGATGATTCCGGAGATGTTCAAAGCGGTCGTCGAGAAGCCTGCGAAGGATGGGGAGTTCGCGGACAAGCAGGACATTTCGGCTTTTAAGGCGTTCACGATTTCTGCGGCGTCGCGAGTTGGTACGGCGAATGTTGCGGGTGTTGCGCTGGCGATCACTCTGGGTGGACCGGGTGCAGTGTTCTGGATGTGGATCATTGCGCTGGTTGGCGGTGCGACATCGTTCATTGAGTCGACTCTTGGACAGTTGTGGAAGGTGAAGGACGGCGACAGCTATCGCGGTGGCCCTGCGTACTACATGACGCTTGGTTTGAATGCTCGGTGGCTTGCGGTTGTTTTCGGTGTCGCCATCACGTTGACCTTTGGTTTTGTGTACAACGCTTTGCAGTCCAACGCGGTTGTTGAGGCGATTACGGTATCACTCGGCACCCCTTCTACCACTGCAAAGGCTTTTGTTGGCTTGGGCATGGCTGGATTGTCTGCGCTGGTTATTTTTGGCGGCGTGCAGCGTATCGCAAACGTGACGCAGTGGATGGTTCCGTTCATGGCGGGTGCGTACATCATTGTGGGTGTGGTGGTGATTGTGATTAACATTCAGCAGGTTCCGACCATGATCAACGACATCATTGCTGGTGCTTTTGGTTTCCGTCCGGTTGCTACTGCGTCGGTGTGGGGCGCGTTCTGGTTGGCGTTTATGAACGGTATGCGCCGTGGACTGTTCTCCAATGAGGCTGGTGAGGGTTCTGTCCCGAACGCTGCTGCTACCGCGACTGTGTCTCACCCTGTGAAGCAGGGTTTGGTTCAGACTCTGGGCGTATATTTCGACACCCTGCTCGTTTGTAGCATTACCGCTTTTGTCATCCTGCTGTCTGGAGTGGAGTACGCGACCGGCGATATTCAGTCTTCTTCTTTGACTCAGTCCGCGCTGGCTAGCGTTGTTGGTGGTTGGGGAACCCACTTCATTACCGTAGTGATGTTCTTCCTGGCGTTTTCTTCCGTGCTGGGTAACTACTACTTGGCACAGGCGAATATTCAGTACTTCACCGATTCGAAGACTGTCATGACTGTTTTCCGACTCTTGGTGCTGCTCAGCGTGTTCTCTGGCGCGGTTGCTTCGGTGCCGTTGATCTGGGCTTTGGGTGATACTTTCGCTGGCATCATGGTGCTCATTAACCTGGCGGCGATCATTCCGCTGGGTGGCGTTGCAGTGAAGTTGCTTAAGAATTACACCATTCAGAAGAAGGCTGGTCTGGATCCTGTGTTCCACCGCGACATGATGCCAGAGGTTCGTAATATTGCGTGCTGGAACGGCAAAGATGCAGCTACATCCAACTATCACGAAGCGATGGAAGTGATCAAGAAGAGCTAG
- a CDS encoding type IV toxin-antitoxin system AbiEi family antitoxin domain-containing protein, giving the protein MWTAKELIGMGYSRRRINSLVKEGKLHRVLRGVYALDPPSGEVVWSAIRLVRPGALLDGKSAVEVYQGVSLSLPVRVRVSTSNVLRGSRNVVARRSQRMDGIAHRGFRVVSLVDTVATCLDERSVNPSDLRRLVEERYKSGSGVKQMAHDLKLLRTRRKAQLREFLEECIYGLDSGLEKVMVQELRDAGFRTRQNVVVEGYRWDIQVVGVALIDVDSRKYHQANRRNFIIDRWKSNEAVVQGHVPLRFTDDCVNYATGEIIKLVKQVAEFKRKHPRRRVKTQGVGPVFRWHNALVLP; this is encoded by the coding sequence ATGTGGACGGCGAAGGAACTGATCGGGATGGGGTATTCGCGGCGGAGGATCAACAGTTTGGTGAAGGAGGGGAAGTTACACCGGGTGTTGAGGGGTGTGTATGCGTTGGATCCGCCGTCGGGGGAGGTTGTGTGGTCGGCGATTCGCCTGGTCAGGCCGGGTGCTCTGTTGGATGGGAAGTCGGCGGTGGAGGTTTATCAGGGGGTGTCGTTGTCGTTGCCTGTGCGGGTGAGGGTGAGTACGTCGAATGTGTTGAGGGGGTCGCGGAATGTGGTGGCGCGGAGGTCTCAGAGGATGGATGGGATTGCTCATCGGGGGTTTAGGGTGGTGTCGTTGGTGGATACGGTTGCGACGTGTCTTGATGAGCGGAGTGTGAATCCTTCTGACCTGCGGAGATTAGTGGAGGAGAGGTATAAGTCGGGGAGCGGGGTGAAGCAGATGGCGCATGATCTGAAGTTGTTGAGAACGCGGAGGAAGGCGCAGCTGCGGGAGTTTTTGGAGGAGTGTATCTATGGTTTGGACAGTGGTCTGGAGAAGGTGATGGTGCAGGAGCTGCGGGATGCTGGGTTTCGGACCAGGCAGAATGTGGTGGTGGAGGGGTATCGGTGGGATATTCAGGTGGTGGGTGTGGCGCTGATTGATGTGGATAGCAGGAAGTATCACCAGGCGAATAGGCGGAATTTCATCATTGATCGCTGGAAGAGCAATGAAGCCGTGGTACAAGGCCATGTGCCGTTGAGGTTTACGGATGATTGTGTGAATTATGCGACGGGGGAGATCATTAAGTTGGTGAAACAGGTGGCGGAGTTCAAACGGAAGCATCCGCGGAGGAGGGTGAAAACGCAAGGCGTTGGGCCGGTGTTTAGGTGGCACAACGCCTTGGTTTTACCCTAG
- a CDS encoding ThiF family adenylyltransferase, giving the protein MKNLDIARYRRQIMLGEIGQQKQQSLFDAKVSVIGAGGLGSPALLYLAGAGVGHIHIIDDDLVDLSNLHRQVIHTTAGVGTPKAESAREAMLALNPSVKVTVSVRRLDWSNALSELADSDVILDGSDNFDTRHLASWAAAKLGIPHVWASILGFDAQLSVFHAGHGPIYEDLFPTPPPPGSVPSCSQAGVLGPVVGVMGSAMAMEALKIITGVGTPLIGKLGYYSSLDGTWEYIPVVGSPEVLERVLGSAGVSGISGGFGEVLDVPRVSALVDGVSLIDVREPSEFSAYSIPGAHNTPLSAIREGAIPPSVSAGKEVIVYCAAGVRSAQAIAILESAGYTGMSSLDGGIEGWLDSLG; this is encoded by the coding sequence GTGAAAAACCTCGACATCGCCCGCTACCGCCGCCAAATTATGCTCGGCGAAATCGGCCAGCAAAAACAACAATCGCTTTTCGACGCTAAGGTCTCCGTCATCGGCGCAGGCGGCCTCGGGTCACCCGCCCTGCTCTACCTTGCTGGCGCTGGCGTCGGCCACATCCACATCATTGACGATGACCTCGTCGACCTCTCCAACCTCCACCGCCAGGTCATTCACACCACCGCTGGCGTTGGAACACCCAAGGCCGAGTCCGCGCGCGAAGCAATGCTGGCACTGAACCCTTCCGTTAAAGTGACGGTTTCTGTCAGGCGACTGGACTGGTCAAATGCACTTTCTGAGCTGGCAGATTCCGATGTGATTTTGGATGGCTCCGATAACTTCGACACCCGACACCTCGCATCCTGGGCCGCCGCAAAACTTGGCATCCCCCACGTCTGGGCATCCATCCTGGGTTTCGACGCCCAACTCTCCGTCTTCCACGCCGGCCACGGCCCCATCTACGAAGACCTCTTCCCCACCCCGCCACCACCCGGATCCGTCCCATCATGTTCCCAAGCAGGCGTTTTGGGTCCAGTTGTCGGCGTAATGGGCTCCGCGATGGCCATGGAAGCCCTGAAAATCATCACCGGCGTGGGCACACCCTTGATCGGAAAACTCGGCTACTACTCCTCCCTCGACGGCACCTGGGAATACATCCCCGTCGTCGGTTCGCCGGAGGTGCTGGAACGGGTGCTTGGGTCTGCTGGTGTTTCGGGGATTTCTGGCGGTTTTGGTGAGGTGCTCGATGTTCCTCGAGTTTCCGCGCTGGTTGACGGCGTTTCGCTCATCGACGTCCGCGAACCCTCCGAATTCTCCGCCTACTCCATCCCCGGCGCGCACAACACCCCACTGTCCGCCATCCGCGAAGGCGCCATCCCACCCTCCGTTTCCGCAGGTAAAGAGGTTATCGTCTACTGCGCAGCTGGTGTCCGCTCCGCACAAGCCATCGCAATTTTAGAATCCGCAGGCTACACCGGAATGAGCAGCCTCGACGGCGGAATCGAAGGCTGGCTAGATTCCCTAGGGTAA
- a CDS encoding molybdenum cofactor biosynthesis protein MoaE produces MNTDPAYVAEQTGKLIDAFLTTDPLEPLLDAAKNGVCTEAMGALVTFEGIVRDHDGGARVTSLTYTAHPTAPQVLSAVADSIVEKHPRTRLWTAHRTGALKIGDAAFLVVAASAHRADAFAACSDLADAVKAQVPIWKEQTRLDGSTDWVGL; encoded by the coding sequence ATGAACACTGACCCCGCTTACGTCGCCGAACAAACCGGCAAACTCATCGACGCTTTCCTCACCACCGACCCCCTCGAACCGCTGCTCGACGCCGCCAAAAACGGCGTCTGCACAGAGGCGATGGGCGCGCTGGTCACCTTCGAAGGCATCGTCCGCGACCACGACGGCGGCGCCCGCGTGACCTCCCTGACCTACACCGCGCATCCCACCGCGCCGCAGGTCCTTTCTGCTGTCGCGGACTCCATCGTTGAAAAACACCCGCGCACCCGCCTCTGGACCGCGCACCGCACCGGCGCCTTGAAAATCGGTGACGCCGCCTTCCTCGTCGTCGCCGCCTCCGCCCACCGCGCCGACGCCTTCGCCGCCTGCTCCGACCTCGCCGACGCCGTCAAAGCCCAGGTCCCGATCTGGAAAGAGCAAACGCGCCTCGACGGCTCCACCGATTGGGTCGGCCTGTGA
- a CDS encoding MogA/MoaB family molybdenum cofactor biosynthesis protein, protein MTALVIVASTRAAAGVYEDRSGPILVSWLRAKGFDTPAPVIVADANLPAFLDELEFPQVVLISGGTGLTPDDITVDTLIPRLDKEIPGIAHAFWNYSMDAVPTAVLSRTVAGTIGGSFIMALPGSTGAARDATAVLDPLIDHITGTLQGHHEH, encoded by the coding sequence GTGACAGCTCTGGTTATCGTTGCGTCCACTCGCGCCGCTGCCGGGGTGTATGAGGATCGCTCTGGCCCAATTTTGGTGTCGTGGCTGCGTGCAAAAGGTTTTGACACACCCGCCCCCGTGATCGTGGCGGACGCCAACCTGCCCGCATTCCTGGACGAGCTGGAATTTCCGCAGGTAGTACTTATTTCAGGCGGCACCGGACTCACGCCTGATGACATCACCGTGGACACTTTAATCCCGCGCCTCGACAAAGAAATCCCCGGCATCGCCCACGCTTTTTGGAATTACAGCATGGACGCCGTCCCGACCGCAGTATTGTCGCGCACCGTCGCGGGCACCATCGGCGGCAGTTTCATCATGGCGCTGCCCGGCTCCACGGGTGCGGCGCGCGATGCCACCGCTGTCCTCGACCCACTCATTGATCACATCACTGGAACTCTGCAAGGCCACCATGAACACTGA
- the moaC gene encoding cyclic pyranopterin monophosphate synthase MoaC translates to MSELTHVRADGSAHMVDVTGKNETSRTAVAEGFVKMRGDVVKQLFSAGLPKGDALPVARIAGIMGAKKTPDIIPLCHPLPLGKITVDFFELTDGVRIEASVKTRGVTGVEMEALTAVSTAALTVYDMIKAVDKMAVIDGIRVLSKTGGKSGDWSVQ, encoded by the coding sequence ATGAGCGAGCTCACCCACGTTCGAGCAGACGGTTCCGCACATATGGTGGATGTGACGGGCAAAAATGAAACATCGAGAACTGCTGTTGCCGAAGGGTTTGTGAAGATGAGGGGGGACGTCGTAAAGCAGCTTTTTAGTGCTGGTCTGCCTAAAGGCGACGCGCTACCTGTGGCGCGGATTGCGGGTATCATGGGTGCGAAGAAGACGCCGGACATTATCCCTTTATGCCACCCGTTGCCGCTGGGCAAAATTACTGTGGATTTTTTTGAGCTTACTGATGGTGTTCGGATTGAGGCTTCGGTGAAAACGCGTGGGGTTACTGGTGTGGAAATGGAGGCGTTGACGGCCGTGAGCACTGCGGCGCTGACGGTATACGACATGATCAAGGCTGTGGATAAGATGGCCGTGATTGATGGCATTCGTGTGCTGTCGAAAACTGGCGGTAAATCTGGGGATTGGTCTGTTCAGTGA